The segment CCATCAGCTTGTATTTTATCTACATATAAGTTTACTGGCATTAATGTGTAGTCAATAAGTGTTAATTTTTCGCCTTCAAGTTTAAATTCAGCCTTACCCACATACTTACCCCATTCATGGGCTTGCATAATCCAAGTACCATTTTGCTGATCTGGTTTGCACGCAAGGCCTGGCTTAAAGTTATCATCGTTAACGTTTGTATCGCTCATACACACAGGCTCTTGAGAGTGCCCGCCTATGATCATATCAAGAGTATTGGCAGGCAGTGAGCGGGCAAGTGTTACATCACCAGGGGCATTAATACCAAAGTGTGCATCTACATAATGGCCCATGTGTGTAAGTGCAATAGTAACGTCAGGGTTATATTTAGCTTTTATTTCTTTTGCTAGTTTGGCTGTAACCTCTATAGGTTCTTTAAATTCTAAATGACCAATATATTGAGGATTACCTATTTTAGCTGTATCAGTCGTAGTTAAACCAATGACCGCAATTTTTAAACCATTTTTTTCAAACACTTTATAGCTTTCAAATGCGTGTTCACCCGTGGCTTTTTCAAATATATTAGCAGATAAAAGTGGGAAAGTAGCCCATTGCTGTTGTTTGTTTAACACCTTAATTGGGTTATCAAATTCGTGGTTACCAAGCGCCATAGCGTCATAACCTAATAAAGACATACCTTTAAAGTCGGGCTCTGCTTGTTGTAAATCAGACTCAGGAATACCTGTATTTATATCACCACCAGAGAGCAATATTACCGCATGGCCTTGCTTTTTTGCTTCATTACGTAAAGAGTCAATCAACGTTTTGCGAGCGGCCATGCCATATTCGCCTTTTTCGTTTTGCCAAAAACGACCATGGTTATCATTTGTATGAAGAACAGTTAAATATTGTGTAGAAGGACTACTGCTAGATTCTGGGGTAGAAGAGGTACACCCAAGGAGGCTAAAAAAAACCGAAAATAAAATAATTATGCGCATAAAATACCTGTTGATTAAGCTCTACTTAATTTATCAAGCCGGTAGTTTAAACTAGTTTTGTGCTAAAAAAACGTACTTATTTTACATTTCTACTTAGTCTTTAATGCCAAATTGTTTATAACTGCACGCTCACGTCTTTTTAATTCGGCGTGTGCATATTCAGATTGACGGTGTTTTGTGCTTATCATCCAAGTTAAAAAGCTTGCAGGTAGCTTTGTGTAAGCCTCGCCTTTGTGTAAACCAAAATCGCAAATTGTGTGTGTGTTATTAAGCATTGTCAGCTCCTTGGTATTTATTTTTTTAAGGTAATAAATGTAAGCTCTCTATTTAAGATGATTTAGTTGTACTAACTTTGCTTTATATAACTTAAAAGAATATAACTAGCCTTATATGTAATTAAAGCGTTACCAATACGGTCTAATTTGTATCTTGATAGATTTAACAATCGATTTTAATACCATGTCGCTTTAATCTGCAAGTAGGTTAATTAATCGTTAAAATTATAACAACAGGAATGAAACATGAAAAAGCTTTTACTTGGCTCTGGGCTTGCGTTGGCAAGCTTTGCAAGCACTGCTACTATTGTCGAAATGAACACAAGCCAAGGTACAATAGAAATAAATTTATTTGATCAACAGACCCCCAAAACCGTAGAAAACTTTTTAAGCTATGTTCAAGATGAATCATACAACGAAACGGTGATTCATCGCTCTGTGGCAGATTTTGTAATTCAAGGCGGTGGCTTTACGTATTCTGATTCGTTTGATGCAATTGATACTAAGCCTACTGTAGAAAATGAGCCTGTTTTTTCAAATGTTAAAGGCACCATTGCTATGGCAAAGCTTTCTGGCGATGAAGACAGCGCAACAAGCCAGTGGTTTTTTAATATTTCAGATAATAGTGCTGCACTTGATACGCAAAATGGTGGCTTTACGGTGTTTGGACAAATTACTGCGGCGAGTCAATCTACACTCGATAAAATTGCAGCATTGGTTCATTGCGGTGAAGTACCCGTGGTAGATATTACTGAGCAGCAATGCTCAAGCAGTGATGTAAGTATAAGTAGTGCAAATTTAGTGACTATTCAAAGCGTAGTGGTTATGGATGACGATCCAAATTCAGCTGCAGGCCTTAGCGTAACAACAAACACATCACTTGATAGTGGCGATACCTCTACCGATTCAGGTAGCAGTTCAGGTGGTTCATTGGCGTGGTTACTGGGTGGTGCTCTATTGGTGTTCACACGTTTGCAGCGATTTAAATAAAAATGTAAAAGTATCCATTATCAGCGGCTTAATTTTAAACCGCTGATAATATTTAAACTAAAAAGCTATTATTCGCCAAATCATGGCAAGCCATATCGCAAATACACACCCGCAACCAAATAAAAAGACGTTAAAGCGAGCTCTTACATTATTTTGCCCTAAGTGGATTACAGTATGCGCAACACGCGACACTACAAATAAGCATGCTAAAGCAGCCACTAAATAACTTGCATTATGAAGCTGTAAAGCAAGTAAGCAGCCGGCATAAAATAAAACGGGGATCTCAAACTGATTAGAAAAGTTCCTATCGGCTACACGCACTGTGTCGCCTGCTTTATCTAATTGCATTGTTTTAAAATCATTCAAATTTAGCTGTTTATTTTTAGCGGCTTGTATACGCCTTTTACCCATAACTATCATCACAAACAGTGAGAGTGTTACTTGAGCAAACATGGCTAGAATAATAATTTTTTCCATAATGTTCCTTTATTATTGTTTTATAAAGCTTAAGTATGAAGTGCTTTTTCACAATGTGTTACATATTTTAGCGTTAAATTGTGGCAAATCCTTAATTGTTAATGTTAATTTAGCTCTATTACGATGTTTGAGCGCGTAACTAGCGCAATACTTTACTGGAAAATCAAAATGAAAAAAATTATTGGCTTTAGCGCCATAGCACTGGCAGTTTTAAGTGGTTGTTCAAATACATTATCTGTTTCAACGTCTCCTCAAGCGTCTTTATTAGCTGATTCATTAGTTGTAAGTCCAAACGATAGCCGAGAATATAAAACGTTAAAGCTAGCAAACGAAATTGAAGTTATTTTGGTATCAGACCCAAGCGCCGAAAAATCTGCGGCTTCACTAAGTGTAGGGGTTGGTTTACTGCATGATCCAATGTCACAACAAGGTATGGCGCATTATTTAGAGCATATGTTGTTTTTAGGAACTGAGCGTTACCCAGACACAAAAGGGTATTCTGATTTCATGACCAAAAATGGTGGCGCCCACAATGCCTACACGTGGCTCGATATTACCAACTACATGTTTAAAATTAATAACGATGCGTTTGATGAAGGACTAGACCGTTTTTCTGACTTTTTTAAAGCGCCTAAGTTATATCCTGAATATACCGATAAAGAAAAAAACGCGGTAAACGCAGAGTGGTCAATGCGTCGCGAGATGGACTTTTTTGGTCAATTTAAGCTAGCCCGTAAAATGATGGGCGATCATCCCGCTAATCGCTTTTTAATAGGAAATTTAGAAACGCTAGGCGATAAAGAAGGCAGCTCGCTGCACAAAGAAACAGTCGATTTTTATAATAAGTACTACTCTTCCAATATCATGAAAGTGGCGCTTATTTCTAACTTGCCAATTGCTGAAATGGAGCAAAAAGCGCAAAAGTACTTCGCTGATATAAAAAATAAAAATATCGAAAAGCCAGCTGTTACCGCAAAAGTAGATTTTGATAAAGCAGGCGGTAAGCGTGTATTTTACTCTCCGAATGAAGATGTTAAACAGCTACAATTAGATTTCACTATTGCCAATAATGCTGATGAGTTTGCAGTTAAACCAAATCGTTTTGTTGCTTATTTATTAAGTAATGAAATGCCGGGCAGCCCTGCACAAATATTACGTGATAAAGGTTGGGTGTCGCAGTTATCAGCTTCACCATCGCCAACTCAATACGGTAATTACGGCACACTGAATGTAAATATTGAATTGACCGACGAGGGTATGAAAAATCGCGAAACAATTGTCGCGACAATTATGCAATATATCGATTTAATTAAAAAAGAAGGTGTAGATAGTAAGTACTTTAACGAAATTAAAACGTCGCTTAGCAACCAGTTTAAATTTTTAGAGAAGGGCGATGAGTTTAACTATGTAAGCTCGCTTACCGGCAGCATGCAGGTTTATCCACTCAATCATACTATTAATGCCCCTTATTATTATGCAAAATTTGATGCTGATGCAGTTAATAATGTGCTGGATCAATTAAATGCTAAAACGCTACGAGTTTGGTATATATCTCAACAAGAAGAAACAGATTCGCAACTACATTTTTATGATGGCAAATATCGCATTAACGACATTAGCGATGATGAAATTGCCAGCTGGAAAAAGCCGAGTGAATTTAAATTAGCACTGCCTAGTGTAAACAACTTACTACCTGAGAGCTTTGCAATTAAAACTAAAGCATTTAAAGAGCAAAAGCACCCAGTACTAGCTTATGATAAAAACGGCGTGAAAGTATGGCGTCAAGCAAGCCAAAAGTTTGCAGAGCAACCAAAAGGGCTTGTTGAAGTATATATAAACACTCAACCTGGCTTAACCGATATAAATGCTGAAGTGCTTTATTCGGTATGGGCCGACTTATACAATATTCAACAAAGTCAGCTAAGCACTGAAGCTGCCATAGCGGGTATGAGTGTGAGTCTTGCGCCAAGTAATGGCCTTGTATTATCAATGAGCGGCTTTACAGATAAACAAGACGTATTACTTAAACAAGCGCTTAGCGGTTTAAAAGCTGAGGTTACAGCACAAGCATTTAGCCAAGCAATTGATCGTTATAAACGTGATTTATTAAACCAGCAGAAGCAGTTTCCGTATGCGCAAGCATTTGGTGAGTATTCAAAACTCATTCGCACAGGCAGTTTTGATACAGATGCACTAATAAAAGTGGCTGAATCATTATCTGTTGCTGATTTAAATAATTTAAAAACAGCAACTTTTGCTAAAAACGATTTACGCGTGTTTAGTTATGGTAACTATAACCAGCAAGATATTGATGCAATAGCTGGCGAATTAAGCGCTACGCTTGAAAGCAACCATACGCACAGTGAATTTGCACGCAGCAAAGCATGGTTACCGCAAGTAGGCGAAACACTGGTACTTCAAAAAGATATTGATGTTGCTGATGTAGCTGTTGTTGATATGACCGTACACCCAATAGCTGGTTATAAACAAAAAGCACAAGCAGCAGTACTACAAAGCCACTTTAGAACCGTTGCGTTTGATAAAATGCGTACCGAGGAGCAACTAGCTTACGCTGTAGGTGCATTGGCTCGCCCAATAGAAGAATACTCAGCCATTGGCTTGTTTATTCAGACACCAGTTAAAGGCCCTAAAGAGATACAAGCACGCTTTGATCAATTTAAAAAAGAGTATGCGGTAGAGCTTGATAACATGAGTAATGATACATTCGAACAGCTTAAAAATGCGACGCTTGTATCACTTAAAGAGCAACCTAAAAATTTAAGCGACGAAATGAGCCCGCTTATAAATGACTGGTACCGCGAAAACTTTAAATTTGACTCAAAGCAAAAGCTGATTAATGAAGTAGAAAAAGTAACACTTGCAGATATAAAACAGTACTACAAGCAAACCATGTTGAACCCTCAAGCAGCGCGTTTAAATGTGCAGCTGCGTGGTACTAAGTTTATTGAAAGTGACTTTGCTGATTTACCTAATCAAACAAAAATCACTACGCTTGATGCTTATTACAATGGCATTAAGTTACAAAAATAAACGTTATACATAAAGTTAGAATAAACCCCAGTGTAGCAATACATTGGGGTTTATTTATTTCTATAGCTATATAATATTTATGCCATAACTATAAAGCCTATAACCGCCATTGATGCCGCTATTAATGTATACGGCAACTGTGTTACTGCATGGCTCATTAAGTTACAACCAGAGCCTTGGGCTGCAAGTACTGTAGAGTCTGAATAAAAGCACGCTTGGCTACCAAAAGATGATGCCGATAATAACGCGCCAATCACCAGTGGAATATTAGCGTCAACCGCAGTTGCCAGTGGCATAACGATAGGTATAGACACTGCAAAAATACCCCAACTAGAGCCTGTAGCAAACGCTAACACCGCCATCGCAATAAACACGACTGCAGGTAAGTATTGCGCCGTCATATAAGGGCTTAAACTGCCTATAACAAATTGCGGCAAGCCTATTAAATCGCACACATCTTTAAAAATAAACGCGGCGATCACAGTACCAATAGCCGGTATCATACTTTTAAAGCCATCAAGCATGCGCTCAATCATTTCGCTAAAGCTCATTAATTTTTGTAGTGCATAAAAAGGAAGTGTTACCGCCATACTCGCTAGTAAGCCTTTATATACATCTATTTCAAAGTAAACGGTAAAGGCTACAAGTAAAATTATTGGCAGTAAAAAGTTATGTAATTTCCCTTTAGGATCGGCATCTTCAAAGTTTTCTTCTACAGCTTTTACTGCATATTCGTCGGCTGTTTGAATATCACTAAACTGAGCAGGATCTACGCTGGCTTGTTCTATTTTCGCCATTTTTTCTGCTTTTTTCATGGGTCCAATAGCAGGTATAACACCTAATACCACTAACAAAACCACCAATACTGCAAACCACGCATAAAACATATAAGGAATTGCTTGAATATATACCGCAATGCCTTTACCTTCCACGGCAATGCCGTTATCTACTAATAGTCCGCCAAAAAATACTGCCCAAGTAGATAAAGGTACAAGTACACAAATCGGTGCCGCTGTTGAGTCAACAACGTAGGCAAGCATTTCTCGGCTAACTTTAAATTTATCAGTAATGCGCTTCATCGTTTCACCTACGGTAAGCGCATTTAAGTAGTCATCAATAAAAATAACTACGCCTAAACAAAAGGTCATAAATAAAGAAGAGCGTTTACCTTTAGTGTATTTTAACGCTAATTTTCCAAACGCCGACGCACCGCCAGTCCGCACTAATAAGGCGATTAAAGCGCCAAAGCCACCACATACGAGTATTAACCAACCTATGGTTTCGTCGGTCATTACTTTGAGCGATGTGCTGGCAAAGTTAGCAAGCACCTGGGCCGGGTCGGCTATTACTAACCCAACTAAAGCACCAATAAGTAAAGATAAAATAGGGCGGCGTAAAACAACAGCCAAAACAACAACCACCGCTGGTGGCAGTAAACTTAACGCAGAGGGTTCAAGCATTTAAGTGTTCACAAAATTAAAAGCATATTTAAGAATTTAAATTGCTTATACAAAAACAAAGAAGATGATAGTTTGTTGTTAAATCATTTTCCAAGTCACTGCTTTTGTACGCGAGAGGAGTATTTAAACTGTTATGTTAAATTAAGGGTTTAAATAAAAACGCGTTGGCTTTGGCGCCAGACGGAGCAAGGAATGCATACCGCTATTGTTGTGCCTGTAAAAACATCGGCGCAAAAATAATCTGGTTTTGCATTTCAGTCAATAAAAATTTATGTGCATAAATAACTTTTTTATGGAGACTTTTAATGAACGCCGTATTTAAAACAAAACGTTTATTGCTTCGCTACGCAAATGAGCACGATGCAGCCATGTTACTTACTTTGGTTAATCAGTCTAATTTTATCAAGTATATTGGCGATAAAGCCATTTATACGCTTAGTGATGCCAAAAACTATATTGAGCAGTCGTTTTCGGCATCTCATAAACATCAAGGGTTTGGTCCTTATATTATTACTTTGAGTAGCGGCGAGGTAGTGGGAATAGTTGGTTTTTATAAACGCTCAGCACTTCAACATCCCGACTTAGGCTTTGCACTTTTATCCGGTTATGAAAAGCATGGCTATATTTTTGAAGCGGCTAAGGCTCTATTAATAAATAAGCACACATTGGGTATAAATCAGGTAATTGCCATAACTGCGCCTAGTAATAAAGGTTCACAAAGTGTGCTGTTAAATTTAGGCTTTAAAAAGGTAGGCAAGGCGGTTATTAATGAGGATAAAACCGCCGTTGATATATATGGTTATTAAAGTCGTGCTTGCTCTATTTCTTTAGCAACATTTAGGTTGATATTAAGCCAGATTTTTTCAAGTGTAGAAACCAAACCATCATAACCGTCGTCTTCTATAGGTACTACGTTTGAAAAGTTATGGATACTAATTAAACGTCGTCCGGTTTCTGGGTGAGTGTAATATAAGCGCCACAGCCCCGAGATATCCGCATTGCCCTCTAAATCACCATTAAAATGATGAACTTCGTATTCAAGTTCATAAAATGTTTGTTGATCAAGCTCTGTAATTACAGGCAACCCTTTTATCACCATCCAATTAGGCATGGCGTTAAACAAGGTTTGCTGTGCACTTGCAGTTAGCATTGAATCAGGCGATTCGCCCCATAAGTTGTAATTAGCAGCATGAATTTGGTTACTGTCTATTTTCATCGCAATGCCCAAATTATTTAGCGCCCCTCTAAGTACAACGGTTTGAACTCTAAGCTGTGCATCTGTGGCCACTACATTTCGAGATGATGCACCTATAGGCTGCTCAAATTGATAATACTGCGTTGCAGTTTGTATTGATGCGCTACATCCCGCCAAGACTAATAAAAAACTTGCAGTTAAAAGTATAGATTTCATTATTGCTTCCTTGGTTTTGGATCAGCGGGTAGCGATTTGTCAAAAATAAGCATATTAGGTTGCTCGTTTAAGCCGCGCGTAAGTGGCTGCAGCCCCTCACTTAAACGTTTAAACTCTTTTAGTGTCTGTTGTATTTGATGGTGAAGTTCTGAGCCTGCTTGGTAACTGGCCATCGTTTTATCAAACTGGCGCATGGTTACCTCAAATTGCTCCATGCTTTTAGTCATTTTTTCAAAGTTACGATTAAAGTCACCCGGTAAGTTTTGGGTATCTTTTTGACTTAGCAGTTCTCGCATTTCATTGGCAAGTGATTGATAGTCGCTAAATGTATCCTGCATTTGCGCTAAGCTGTCTTCAATTTTTAAGCTGTTTACTTTGTTTAATACATCAGAGACTTGGTCTGCTAGTACCGTAATTCCGCTAGATATACTTGGAAACACATCATATTGTGCAAGTTTATCGAGGTTAGCTTTAGGGGCATCTGGGTAAATATCAAAATCAACATACACGGCACCAGTAAGTAAATTACCAGGTTTTAAAGAGGCGCGCATACCATTTTTAATCCATCCTGTTAGGCTGCTTTGCCAAAACTCTTTGGCTGCTGCGCTATCGTAATATAAACGACCATATTCTACCTTTATAAGAACAGGTACCGCCGTATTGTGGTTTTTAAAGTGTGCTGGCTTACCATTAACAATGACGTTAGCAGGCGCCTCTACTACAGTGCCAATACGTGTACCACGGTACTCAACTGGTGCTCCTGGACGAAGGCCGCGAATCGATTGCTCAAAATCAATTATGTAGTAATCAAAATCATAAAAACGCTCTTCAAGGGCTTCTTTATAGCTTTGGCTAAGTGAATAACTGTGACCATCTTGCGCTATTTCACCCGGGGTTTGTTGCTCTGGTAAACCTACAGAGATACCGCCTTTTAACAACTTACTTAAAGAGCCTGTATTTATATTTATACCATCAGCAGAGAGATCAATCTCTATTCCGGCGTTAACCCAAAAAATAGAATTCATTGTGATTAAGTTTTGATACGGTTCTTTAATAAAAATACCGTATTTCATTGCTTGGTTTTTCCAATCAAAGGTGGCGGTTTCTACTTGACCAATTTTATAGTTTTTGAAAAATATACCCGTGCTAACTTCAAGTACTTCGGCGTTGTAGCTCATTAATTTGAAGCGGCCACCTTTTACATCTTTACCGATTAAAGCGGGTTCGTCTTGAAGTTCAAATCGCTCTTTTAATTCTTCACTTTCACCAGGCGAAAACTCTAAATACACACCCGAGAGCAGTGTACTCATACCGCTTATTCCCGTTTCATCAATACGCGGTTTTACAACCCAAATCTTGGCATCTTCTGTTAATAATGAATCGTAGTTTTTGTCTATTTGTGCACGTGCTATAACGCTGTCTTGTGAGTCAGAAAGGCGAATATGGTCTATTTGTCCTATTTTTACACTGCGTACTTTTATTTCTGTTTTACCAGCAATTATGCCCTCTGCTTGAGGCATTTTTATGTATATAGTCGAGCCTTTATTTGCTTGGTATTGATAAAGCATCCACATACCAACAAGTAGCGCAATAACCGGAATGATCCAGATGGCGGAAATTTTCGGTTCTTTTGTTACGTTTGCCGTTTCTGTCATGCTTTTTTCTCTGAAGTTTTGTTTTTAGGTGAATCCCACAATAAACGAGGATCAAATGCGTGAGCTGCCATCATTTGGCATATTACCATAACTGTAAAAAATACAATGCCAAGCCCTGGGGTTACCGACATTAAGTTACCTAATTGCACTAATGCAACCAGTATAGCAACAACAAATACATCTATCATTGACCATTTACCAATAAATTCAGTTAGTTGGTAAATTTTTGTATAGCGTTTTGTATGGCAGTTTACAGGCCTTGCAACCATAAAGCACAAAAAGCTAAGTACAAATGCTTTAGCCAGTGGTACTACTACGCTTGCCAGAAATATAATGGCAGCAATAGGGTATGAGCCACTTTTCCAAAGCGTAATAACACCACCAATTAAAGTAGAAGGTGATTCATCGCCAAGGCTAGTGGTATGCATAATTGGCAAAATATTGGCTGGAATATAACAAACTATTGATGTAACAAGCCAAGCCGCCGCTTTTTGTACACTGTATGGGTTTCTTACATGTGTTTTTGTGTGGCAACGCTCACACACATCACCAGTACATAGCTGATGACACACATGACACGCTTTAATGTTTTCATCTATTGCACGTTTAGCATGTTCAGCACCCTCGAGCACTTTCGCGGGTTTTATTTGCGCCCAAAGCCTAGGCCTATTTAAATGGGCAAGTGCAGCAATATACAAAATTACAAACCCTACATAAGCCCAAAAGCTTGCTCCAAAGCTTATATCGGCCAGCGACATAATTTTAACCATGCTGACAAGCACACCAATTAAGAATATTTCACTCATTATCCACGGCTCAAGTGACAGGGTTACTTTTAGTAAACGCCTAGCAACGCCATCAGGAAGGGTTTTTAGTACACCTAAATGCAAAGGAATTAAAACAACGAGCAGGCTCATTGGTAGCGCAATAATGCTTAAATCGATAAATAAGCCCAGCAGCTCGCTATCGTAATTAAATAAAATCCGTGCTGCGTCGGGCAAAGTAATAGTTTGGGTAATGCCGCTACTACTAAATGAGATAAAAGGATAAAACATGCTACTAAGCAGCATGAGCAATGCACTAAAGCTTAGTGCAACAATGCGGCTGTCGTGGTTAACGTCAGCTTCGCAAAGTTTATGATGGCAATGAGGGCAAATAGCCATTTGCTTTGCAACTATGCGAGGTATATCAATAATGAGGTCGCAACAGGGGCATACAGTTTGCAATTTAATACCAAGCTAGAAGAATATTTCTTCAATTTTGCTATATTTAGTACATTAATACAACGCGTTCTGATAATAAGCGCTTTAGCGGCCAAACAGTTTAATATTGTTTGGCCGTGTTTTTAATCAAATAAAGCGACCGTTTGGCGTGTAAGGGCTATTAAATCACCCGATTGCGACCAAATACAGCCATCTTCTAACCCGTAGCCATCTTTAGAGTGATGGGTAATAGCCTCAAAACCTAGCCATTCACCGGGTTCTAAATTAGGTGATTGAACAAATTCTAAATACCACGACATACTGCTTGCCGGCGCCGGTTGTTTAAACATTTGTAATAAAGTAGGTGGCCATGCATCGGTAAGAGCAATTACATGAGCTTCAGAAATATGTTTTGGCGTATGTTTAAAGCGCATCCAACCACCCAAATGCGATGTGTGTGCACTACTAAAAGGCATGCCACCTTGCTGCGGACATAAATCAACATGCTGAAAAAATTCAGGCATCTGACCTTTTATAAAAGGTAATGTATGTGTCTCGTCAACAGGCTTTAAACTCAAAGACTTTGATACAGGCACATTAATCCCCGAGTCTCTGTTTTTTGCAAAACATGCTTGTACTATTACACATACCTGTTCGTTTTGAATGGCTTTTGCAAGTACTTGTG is part of the Pseudoalteromonas carrageenovora IAM 12662 genome and harbors:
- a CDS encoding paraquat-inducible protein A, whose amino-acid sequence is MAICPHCHHKLCEADVNHDSRIVALSFSALLMLLSSMFYPFISFSSSGITQTITLPDAARILFNYDSELLGLFIDLSIIALPMSLLVVLIPLHLGVLKTLPDGVARRLLKVTLSLEPWIMSEIFLIGVLVSMVKIMSLADISFGASFWAYVGFVILYIAALAHLNRPRLWAQIKPAKVLEGAEHAKRAIDENIKACHVCHQLCTGDVCERCHTKTHVRNPYSVQKAAAWLVTSIVCYIPANILPIMHTTSLGDESPSTLIGGVITLWKSGSYPIAAIIFLASVVVPLAKAFVLSFLCFMVARPVNCHTKRYTKIYQLTEFIGKWSMIDVFVVAILVALVQLGNLMSVTPGLGIVFFTVMVICQMMAAHAFDPRLLWDSPKNKTSEKKA
- a CDS encoding thioesterase family protein, encoding MHFEQLLTQATHLGKSQLDENNQTMQFPANWCQGRTAFGGLSAALLYQAIRGQVNDERRLLSVSTNFVGPLLADTPFSLSVEILREGKNSTQVLAKAIQNEQVCVIVQACFAKNRDSGINVPVSKSLSLKPVDETHTLPFIKGQMPEFFQHVDLCPQQGGMPFSSAHTSHLGGWMRFKHTPKHISEAHVIALTDAWPPTLLQMFKQPAPASSMSWYLEFVQSPNLEPGEWLGFEAITHHSKDGYGLEDGCIWSQSGDLIALTRQTVALFD